A part of Oncorhynchus clarkii lewisi isolate Uvic-CL-2024 chromosome 17, UVic_Ocla_1.0, whole genome shotgun sequence genomic DNA contains:
- the LOC139369681 gene encoding histone H4 — translation MSGRGKGGKGLGKGGAKRHRKVLRDNIQGITKPAIRRLARRGGVKRISGLIYEETRGVLKVFLENVIRDAVTYTEHAKRKTVTAMDVVYALKRQGRTLYGFGG, via the coding sequence ATGTCTGGAAGAGGTAAAGGCGGCAAGGGACTCGGAAAAGGAGGCGCCAAGCGTCACCGTAAGGTTCTCCGCGATAACATCCAGGGAATCACCAAGCCCGCCATTCGCCGTCTGGCTCGCCGTGGCGGCGTGAAGCGTATCTCCGGGCTGATCTACGAGGAGACCCGCGGTGTCCTGAAGGTGTTCCTTGAGAACGTGATCCGTGACGCCGTCACCTACACCGAGCACGCCAAGAGGAAGACCGTTACGGCCATGGACGTGGTCTACGCTCTGAAACGCCAGGGACGCACCCTGTACGGTTTCGGCGGTTAA